One Aegilops tauschii subsp. strangulata cultivar AL8/78 chromosome 7, Aet v6.0, whole genome shotgun sequence genomic window carries:
- the LOC109755156 gene encoding uncharacterized protein, whose product MTKLGLEAKDLEPTWTIFHGIVPGLSCSPIGQIQLDVLFGDSNHFRREPIWFEVVDLSSAYHALLGRPTLAKFMAVPHYAYLKMKLPGPKGLITVAGDYRKSLECA is encoded by the coding sequence atgaccaagctcggcctcgAGGCCAAGGACCTGGAGCCGACCTGGACGATCTTCCACGGCATTGTTCCCGGCCTCTCCTGCTCTCCGATCGGCCAGATCCAGCTCGACGTCCTGTTCGGCGACAGCAACCACTTCCGACGCGagccgatctggttcgaggtggtggatctATCCAGCGCATACCACGCGCTGCTAGGCCGGCCTACACTCGcaaagttcatggcggtcccccactacgcctacctgaaaaTGAAGCTGCCGGGTCCGAAGGGCCTCATCACCGTCGCCGGCGACTACCGCAAGTCCCTGGAGTGCGCCTGA